Proteins found in one Rissa tridactyla isolate bRisTri1 chromosome 27, bRisTri1.patW.cur.20221130, whole genome shotgun sequence genomic segment:
- the LOC128901629 gene encoding LOW QUALITY PROTEIN: zinc finger protein 3 homolog (The sequence of the model RefSeq protein was modified relative to this genomic sequence to represent the inferred CDS: deleted 1 base in 1 codon), with amino-acid sequence MQENYENVISLAEEIAISWPRITAFAESHRRRGLVSGVEAEGEQGQPEPTQIQPSTGAGSSDGGVNPDLRRQLGLILQTAGRTQVEKMLRELVREQGQGGKRRNRKKTPKDGGAGAGSGTEEDSAPRDNEEMPPEDADERQSGGQAGDPPAAGKGNGGKKGVAAAPPAAARGGCAECGTRNRSTSPAKPRRCSECGRRCRQAGRAGQAERGGEKPHRCGDCGKGFSRGSNLAQHRRIHTGERPHRCGDCGKGFIQRSDLERHRRVHTGERPYPCGDCGKRFSVSSHLDRHRRTHAGGPGPPAQPRARPRPPPTEVSVAPHRCPECGKSFAQRSALAKHRKTHSGERPHRCGDCGKSFSRGSNLTQHRRIHTGERPFACGDCGKGFIQRSDLERHQRVHTGERPYTCAECGKSFSVSSHLDRHQKIHAAERASYRCPEHLAVFLAAHRHGRLFQCTQCGRCFGQGAALLKHQRAHGSGGNVGQAPKCPDCGKNRGSAVGFRPRAQQCLDCGRESDGGEGESAPAAATTMTAAPPPEKPYKCGECGKGFGQRSALVKHRRIHTGEKPYACGDCGKGFIQKSDLTIHRRMHTGEKPYRCGECGKCFSVSSNLITHQRTHLGEKPYQCPECGKSFIQRSELTIHQRVHTGEKPYKCPECGKCFSRSSHLNRHQRTHAGDKPKAAAAAATAPPPRHHPLRWLLRRRLLPAVGRLGGPHPLAALLPCLPLAPAHPVPLQPRPGPALGPLLPRPRLPPPLLPLGPRLGGPDPLPHQLRGGRPWRRLQPPPDLPSRSPATRLGLTSKPHRWGAHSCPEPFSLGG; translated from the exons ATGCAGGAGAACTACGAGAACGTGATTTCCTTGG CGGAGGAGATCGCCATCAGCTGGCCCCGCATCACCGCCTTCGCCGAGTCCCACCGCCGGCGGGGGCTGGTGTCGG GCGTGGAAGCGGAGGGGGAACAGGGTCAACCGGAGCCCACCCAGATCCAACCCTCGACGGGGGCCGGCTCCAGCGATGGGGGGGTCAACCCCGATTTACGCCGCCAgttgggcctgatcctgcaaacgGCCGGCAGGACCCAGGTGGAGAAGATGCTGCGGGAGCTGGTgcgggagcaggggcagggggggaaacgTCGGAATCGCAAGAAAACCCCCAAAGATGGAG GCGCTGGAGCCGGGAGCGGGACGGAGGAGGATTCGGCACCGCGGGACAATGAAGAGATGCCGCCGGAGGACGCCGATGAGCGCCAAAGCGGGGGGCAGGCGGGTGACCCCCCTGCCGCTGGTAAAGGGAACGGGGGCAAGAAGGGcgtggcggcggcgccgccggcggcAGCCCGGGGTGGTTGCGCTGAATGCGGGACGCGGAACCGGTCGACGAGCCCGGCGAAACCCCGGCGTTGCTCCGAAtgcgggcgccggtgtcggcaAGCGGGGAGAGCCGGGCAAGCGGAACGGGGCGGGGAGAAGCCGCACCGGTGCGGCGACTGCGGCAAAGGCTTCAGCCGCGGTTCCAACCTCGCCCAACACCGCCGCATCCACACCGGCGAACGGCCTCACCGCTGCGGCGACTGCGGCAAAGGCTTCATCCAACGTTCCGACTTGGAACGCCACCGGCGCGTCCACACCGGCGAACGGCCTTACCCTTGCGGCGACTGCGGCAAACGCTTCAGCGTCAGTTCCCACCTCGACCGGCATCGCCGCACCCACGCTGGCGGACCCGGTCCGCCCGCCCAACCCCGCGCCCGTCCTCGACCGCCTCCAACGGAGGTTTCGGTGGCTCCTCACCGTTGCCCGGAATGCGGGAAGAGTTTCGCCCAACGTTCCGCTTTGGCCAAACACCGGAAAACCCACAGCGGGGAACGGCCTCACCGGTGCGGCGATTGCGGCAAGAGCTTCAGCCGCGGTTCCAACCTCACCCAACATCGCCGCATCCACACCGGCGAACGGCCCTTCGCTTGCGGCGATTGCGGCAAAGGTTTCATCCAACGTTCCGACCTGGAACGGCACCAACGGGTCCACACCGGCGAACGGCCCTACACCTGCGCCGAATGCGGCAAGAGTTTCAGTGTCAGCTCCCACCTGGACCGGCACCAAAAGATCCACGCGGCC GAACGGGCGTCTTACCGCTGCCCCGAACATCTTGCCGTCTTCTTGGCCGCTCATCGGCACGGTCGCCTCTTCCAATGCACCCAATGCGGGCGATGTTTCGGTCAAGGGGCCGCTTTGCTCAAACATCAACGCGCTCACGGCAGCGGAGGAAACGTGGGGCAAGCCCCAAAATGCCCGGATTGCGGGAAGAACCGGGGGAGCGCCGTGGGCTTCCGTCCCCGCGCTCAACAATGCCTGGATTGCGGGAGGGAATCGGACGGCGGCGAGGGGGAATcggcgccggcggcggcgacAACGATGACGGCGGCGCCGCCGCCAGAGAAACCCTACAAGTGTGGGGAGTGCGGGAAAGGGTTCGGGCAACGCTCGGCGTTGGTGAAACACCGGCGGATCCACACGGGGGAGAAACCTTACGCCTGCGGGGATTGCGGGAAGGGTTTCATCCAGAAGTCGGACCTCACCATCCATCGCCGGATGCACACGGGGGAGAAGCCGTACCGCTGCGGGGAGTGCGGGAAGTGCTTCAGCGTCTCCTCCAACCTCATCACCCACCAACGCACCCACCTGGGGGAAAAACCCTACCAGTGCCCCGAGTGCGGCAAGAGCTTCATCCAACGCTCCGAGCTCACCATCCACCAACGCGTCCACACCGGCGAGAAACCCTACAAGTGTCCCGAGTGCGGCAAGTGCTTCAGCCGCAGCTCCCACCTCAACCGCCACCAACGCACCCACGCCGGCGACAAGCCcaaagccgccgccgccgccgccaccgcgccgccgccgcgccatcaCCCCCTCCGGTGGCTTCTCCGGCGCCGCCTTCTCCCCGCCGTTGGGCGGCTCGGCGGCCCCCATCCCCTCgctgccctccttccctgcctccccctcgcCCCTGCCCATCCCGTCCCTCTCCAGCCCCGCCCTGGACctgccctgggccctctccttccccgcccgcgccttcccccacccctccttcccctcGGCCCCCGCCTCGGGGGCCCAGACCCCCTCCCTCATCAACTGAGGGGTGgccggccctggcggcggctccAGCCTCCTCCCGACCTCCCCAGCCGCTCGCCCGCCACCCGACTTGGGTTGACCTCAAAGCCCCATCGTTGGGGGGCTCATTCCTGCCCGGAGCCGTTCAGCCTCGGTGGCTAA